TCGCGGCCAACGTGGTCACCAACACCTGGCTGGGGTTTCCCTTCATGATGGTGGTGGCGCTGGGCGCGCTCCAGTCCATCCCCCAGGAGCTCTACGAAGCCGCGGAGGTGGACGGCGCGAGCAAGTGGACGCAGTTCCGCCGCATCACCCTGCCGCTGCTGAGGCCCGCCATGCTGCCCGCCGTCATCTTGGGCAGCGTGTGGACCTTCAACATGTTCAACATCATCTACCTGGTGTCCGGCGGGGAGCCGGGCGGCGGCACCGACATCCTGGTGTCCGAGGCCTACCGTTGGGCCTTCCAGCGCAACGAGCAGTACGGCTTCGCGGCGGCGTACTCGGTCCTCATCTTCGTGGTGCTGCTGGTCTGGTCCGCCTTCACCAGGCGATTGATGCGGTCGTCCTCGGAGGTGATGGGATGAACCGCCCCTCGCGCATGAAGATGGCCGCCATCCACGCCGGACTGACGCTGCTGTGCATGGCCACGCTCTACCCGGTGCTCTGGGTGGTGAAGATGGCGCTGTCGCCCACGGACGGGCTGGCGCTCACCGCCAACCCCTTCCCCGAAACCGTCACGCTGGAGCACTTCCGGCAGGTGCTCTCCGGCACGGACGCGGCGGGGCGGTGGGTGTTCGGCCGGCAGCTCCTGGCGAGCATCGTCGTGGCGGGCGCCACCACGCTGGTGGGCCTGACGCTGGCAGTGTCCGCGGCCTACGCGCTGTCGCGCTTCCGCTTCCCCGGCAAGGAAGGCGGGATGCAGGCGCTGCTGGTGACGCAGATGTTCCCGGCGACGCTGATGATGGTGCCCATCTACAGCATCCTCCAGAAGCTGCACCTGCTGGACAGCCTCACGGGGCTCGTCCTCGTCTACGCCACCACCGCCCTGCCCTTCTGCATCTGGAACCTCAAGGGCTACTTCGACACGCTGCCGCGCGAGTTGGAGGAAGCGGCGGTGATGGACGGCGCCTCCACCTTCCAGGTGTTCGTGCGCGTGGTGCTCCCGCTGGCCCGGCCCGCGCTGGCCGTGACGGCGCTCTTCTCCTTCATGACGGCGTGGAACGAGTTCATCCTCGCCGCCACGCTGCTCAACGACCCGTCCCGCTTCACCCTGCCCGTCGCGCTCCAGCGCTTCGTCGGCGAGCACAAGGTGGAGTGGGGCAAGTTCGCCGCGGGCGCGCTCATCGTCTCCGCGCCGGTCATGGCGTTGTTCTTCGCGCTTCAGAAACACCTCGTCGGCGGTTTGACCGCTGGCGGCGTCAAGGGGTGATGTCGATGTCGTCTCGCTGTCTCCGTGCCCTCGTCCTCGTCCTGCCTCTGCTGG
This region of Myxococcus xanthus genomic DNA includes:
- a CDS encoding sugar ABC transporter permease, coding for MNRPSRMKMAAIHAGLTLLCMATLYPVLWVVKMALSPTDGLALTANPFPETVTLEHFRQVLSGTDAAGRWVFGRQLLASIVVAGATTLVGLTLAVSAAYALSRFRFPGKEGGMQALLVTQMFPATLMMVPIYSILQKLHLLDSLTGLVLVYATTALPFCIWNLKGYFDTLPRELEEAAVMDGASTFQVFVRVVLPLARPALAVTALFSFMTAWNEFILAATLLNDPSRFTLPVALQRFVGEHKVEWGKFAAGALIVSAPVMALFFALQKHLVGGLTAGGVKG